One genomic segment of Bacillota bacterium includes these proteins:
- a CDS encoding EamA family transporter — MWTVLVALFGALCWGIAPIFGKIGLARVDPVAGLCLRTLIASGIVAGWLLVGGGLRTIETVSSRASLFIAAEAVLATLVGDLAYYAALKWGGAAQVALVMSAAPLFTLVIAVLCLRETATWAQVVGAVLIVCGLFLVSLGPPA; from the coding sequence ATGTGGACGGTTCTCGTTGCGTTATTCGGGGCTCTGTGCTGGGGGATCGCGCCCATCTTCGGGAAGATCGGGCTGGCGAGAGTTGATCCGGTCGCCGGGCTTTGTCTTCGTACGCTCATAGCGTCGGGCATCGTTGCAGGCTGGCTGCTGGTGGGCGGCGGCCTAAGGACGATCGAAACAGTATCGAGCAGGGCATCGCTTTTCATCGCGGCTGAGGCTGTGCTGGCGACGCTTGTGGGCGACCTGGCATACTATGCGGCTTTGAAATGGGGAGGGGCGGCCCAGGTCGCATTGGTGATGTCCGCCGCCCCTCTGTTTACGCTGGTGATAGCGGTGTTGTGCCTGCGCGAGACTGCCACGTGGGCACAGGTGGTGGGCGCGGTGCTCATCGTGTGCGGGCTCTTTCTCGTGAGCCTCGGCCCGCCGGCCTGA